The Nonlabens sp. Hel1_33_55 genome contains the following window.
TAATCAACGATAAAGAAACAAAAATTCCCGCAACTCTCGTTGCGGGAATTTCTTTTGCAGTGAGGAAGGGATTCGAACCCTCGAAACGTTGCCGTTTACACGCTTTCCAGGCGTGCGCCTTCGACCGCTCGGCCACCTCACTAATTTAGGATTGCAAGATTACGACTTTATGTCGCTTCTTGCAAGAAGCTTTTATATCGATAATTCGCCTCGCAATGATTTCTCAAAATAGTATTTGAAATCTTCCAGGGTATTAGTATAGTTGAGCAGATACATCATTTTGGCCAGCGCAGATTCTGTGGTAATATCCTTGCCAGACACCATTCCAATAGACTTAAGTTGGATACTGGTTTCATATTTACCCATATCTACAGCACCACCACGACATTGGGTAACATTAACGATGTAAACGCCGCGATCAAGAGTCTTTTTCAAAATTTCTATAAACCATGACTCGCTAGGTGCATTCCCGCTACCATAGGTTTCTAATACGATACCACGCAAACCTTGGATAGAGCAAATGGCCTCCACAACTTCCTTTGTTATGGCAGGAAACAGTTTGAGAACCACCACTTCCTTGACAAAATCTGGCCGGTAGTTCATACGCTGGATCGTTGCAATTTGATTCGATTTTTTCGCTTTCGCGAAAGCGTGCTTATCATCCATCACCGCGGCAAACTCATCATAATCATGGTGCCACAACAGATTCTGTTCGATTTTCAAGTGCACTCCACTCACCGCTAGAGGCGGATAATTAGGCGAAGTGAAAGCCTCAAAGCGATCTGCACTTACCTTAACCGTACGGTTAGCGCGATACAACTGGTATTCAAAATAGATACAAACTTCTTGAATAATAGGTCTACCAGCATTCCTTTGAGCGGCCAGTTCTATTGTGGTAATAAGATTCTCCTTAGCATCTGTACGTAAATCACCGATGGGTAATTGCGAGCCGGTCAAGATAATGGGTTTAGTAAGATGTTCAAACATAAAACTAAGAGCACTACCGGTATAGGCCATGGTATCACTACCGTGTAGGATTACAAAGCCATCATAGTTGTCGTAATTCTCATTGATCGTACTACCCATTTCCTGCCAGTGGGATAAATTCATATTTGATGAATCTATGGGACTATCGTAGGATAGCGTTGTAATCTCACACTCTAGGTGACGTAGCTCTGGAATATGTAGTAATAGTTCCTTGAAGTTGAAAGCCTTAAGCGCTTTGGTGGCTGGGTCTTTGATCATCCCAATGGTACCACCAGTATAAATAAGAAGTATTTTAGGCTTCATAAGCAAGCTCGAGTTGTTCCTTATTGATGACCGGTCTGGCATACATACTCAGGAAACTCTTTAACGCTTCAGGATCTTTGATATCCACACGCAGGCGTAATCTACGCTCAAACTGTGCCTGATCTTTTTTACTGTAGAACTTCTCATATTCTCTAGTCTCATGCAAAAGGTCGTAGGCAATGTAATTGGTAGGCCACAACTTATAATTGCGCTGGATAATAGCATTTAGCTGTGTAACCAATTGTTGAAGCACGTGATTAGTTGCTTCATCACTGCATTCATCAAGTGACAATGGCTTGGAAGCGGTGATATGGATGTGTTTTTTCTGTCCCAAAGCTCCTTTCAAAATGCTATTGAAGTCTTCGTTCTCAGATTTGATGTATTCTGTTTGCGCTTTTTTGGCAAGAAGCTCTGGAACTTTAAGTATATCCGTAGGGTCGTATTCGTAAGATATGGAAACGGGTACGATTTTGAGTGAGTTCAAATATTCACCAACAGATCTTTTCCCAGCGGCAAGCGCGATCATTTTGAGAACGCCTTGTTCCGTCACATCATTTCCATCTTTAGTACGTCCCTGACGCTGGGCAATCCATACGCTTCGATCTTGTTCTTTGAGTAGGTATTCTATGTACTCGCTCAAGGTTTTACTACTCATTAAGGTTTCCCGTGGTGTGCCACCGCGCTTCACAATAAAATTGCGGGTCAATTTACTTAATGCATTTACAAACGGTCGCTGCACCAGATTATCACCTATCGCACTAGCGGTTCGAATCAGATCATGTTTGAATAAGGTCAAATTGATCAAGCAGGTATCCAGGACAATATCTCGATGGTTTGAGATGTATAAATAGGTCTGCGCACTGTCAAGATCTTCAAATCCTGACGTGGTTAAACCAGCACTCGTTTCATCCAGTATACGCTCCACAGTAACTGATATTACATCACGCTGGAAGTCATTGATAGAATTACAGGACAGCACTATTTCCTTAATCTCCTCTTCAGACTTATCTGGAAAAGTATATTTGAAAAGAGTTTTTATCATAGGATGACGCACTGCACTTTGCAGCGCAATGGAAACCTCTTCATCATTGAAAAATCGTATGTCGTCGTAAATCGCCAAATCTCAGAATTCTAGTATTTCAAAAATAAGCATCTTCTCCACTAGACACCGAACACTTCACACGAATTTGACGTTGTGACCTCTGCTATTTCAGCTAGGGTCTTGTCATATATAGTGGCCACCTTTTCGGCTACCAATTTCAAATAGGCACTCTCATTACGTTTGCCGCGATATGGCGTGGGCGATAAGTAAGGCGCATCTGTTTCAAGAACAATATGTTTTAGGTCAATTTCATGCAGGAATTGATCAATCTTACCATTTTTGAAGGTAACGACTCCGCCTATTCCAAGTTTCATTCCGCATTTAATGGCGCGTTGCGCCTGTTCTAAAGTTCCTGTAAAGCAATGGAATATTCCTTTTAGACCTTGACCGTCAAATCGTTCCAAAACCTCAAAAACCTCGTCAAAAGCATCTCTGCAGTGAATTACAATAGGCAAATCACGCTCCAGTGCCCATTCAATCTGCTCATGAAATGCCTGCATCTGGATCTCTTTAGTAGACTTATCCCAATAAAGGTCTACTCCTATCTCACCTATAGCGACATAGTTTCCATTTTCCAAAAGCTGGGCTACATGATCTAATTCTTCTCGATAATTTTCCTTGACATGAGTAGGATGCAGTCCTGCCATCAAATGAATATGATCTGGAAATTCACGCTGCAGTTGCACCATGGCATCCGTAGTTTCAGAATCAATCGCGGGCAGGAAAAACCGCTTCACACCAGCATCCATCGCTCGCTGGACCATTGCCGTGCGATCTTCATCAAATTGGTCGCTATATAAATGAGTATGTGTATCTGTCAAAATCATGAGGCAAAGGTAGCAAGCTCATTATTAAAATGATTGTGGTTTTGTTTCCGTGGTATATAAATGAGTTTAAACTTCTTTTTCATTTCGCTTTCGCGAAAGCAAAACAAAGCAAACTTATCTTTGAACCCTTAAATATCTACATGGCATCAATCAAGAAAATACTTTTGGAACAAGGTTACATTGCGCATCGCTTGCGCTTGTCAAAAAAAAGTGGCCACATTGTTACCAAAGTTTTGTTGAATGGATATTCTGGGAGATTTATCATCGATACTGGCGCCAGCGCAACCTGTGTGGATCAAGAACTCTATAAGGAGTTCCAACTTACCACAGAGTTTATGGATAAGCAAATAGGAACTGCCAGCGGTTCTTTGCGGCCAAGAATATCTCACAAAAATACGT
Protein-coding sequences here:
- a CDS encoding asparaginase; the protein is MLMKPKILLIYTGGTIGMIKDPATKALKAFNFKELLLHIPELRHLECEITTLSYDSPIDSSNMNLSHWQEMGSTINENYDNYDGFVILHGSDTMAYTGSALSFMFEHLTKPIILTGSQLPIGDLRTDAKENLITTIELAAQRNAGRPIIQEVCIYFEYQLYRANRTVKVSADRFEAFTSPNYPPLAVSGVHLKIEQNLLWHHDYDEFAAVMDDKHAFAKAKKSNQIATIQRMNYRPDFVKEVVVLKLFPAITKEVVEAICSIQGLRGIVLETYGSGNAPSESWFIEILKKTLDRGVYIVNVTQCRGGAVDMGKYETSIQLKSIGMVSGKDITTESALAKMMYLLNYTNTLEDFKYYFEKSLRGELSI
- a CDS encoding 1-acyl-sn-glycerol-3-phosphate acyltransferase, with amino-acid sequence MAIYDDIRFFNDEEVSIALQSAVRHPMIKTLFKYTFPDKSEEEIKEIVLSCNSINDFQRDVISVTVERILDETSAGLTTSGFEDLDSAQTYLYISNHRDIVLDTCLINLTLFKHDLIRTASAIGDNLVQRPFVNALSKLTRNFIVKRGGTPRETLMSSKTLSEYIEYLLKEQDRSVWIAQRQGRTKDGNDVTEQGVLKMIALAAGKRSVGEYLNSLKIVPVSISYEYDPTDILKVPELLAKKAQTEYIKSENEDFNSILKGALGQKKHIHITASKPLSLDECSDEATNHVLQQLVTQLNAIIQRNYKLWPTNYIAYDLLHETREYEKFYSKKDQAQFERRLRLRVDIKDPEALKSFLSMYARPVINKEQLELAYEA
- a CDS encoding TatD family hydrolase encodes the protein MILTDTHTHLYSDQFDEDRTAMVQRAMDAGVKRFFLPAIDSETTDAMVQLQREFPDHIHLMAGLHPTHVKENYREELDHVAQLLENGNYVAIGEIGVDLYWDKSTKEIQMQAFHEQIEWALERDLPIVIHCRDAFDEVFEVLERFDGQGLKGIFHCFTGTLEQAQRAIKCGMKLGIGGVVTFKNGKIDQFLHEIDLKHIVLETDAPYLSPTPYRGKRNESAYLKLVAEKVATIYDKTLAEIAEVTTSNSCEVFGV
- a CDS encoding retropepsin-like aspartic protease, producing MASIKKILLEQGYIAHRLRLSKKSGHIVTKVLLNGYSGRFIIDTGASATCVDQELYKEFQLTTEFMDKQIGTASGSLRPRISHKNTLELGEWNDEDITVLSMDMSFVNSALKAENMRSIQGLLGADFLIASNAIIDYRGKWIFLKL